The genome window AACCGTACAACCAGTTTCAAAACTTTCTCTGACCTTCAACAACATTTCCAGTGGATGTAACCTAAATTTAGATGTACTTTCTACCATTCTTCCTAACCTTACATCACCCTTTTgaaatttttatcaaaatatatctttaaaagattcgttcaaaaggCACTTTTCACAGCTGGAAGCTTCTTACACCTCAGACACACAATGACGGTATTCGGTTTCCCATCATGCAGTTGTTATTCTGCACGACTGCCATTTTCAAAGGGGCATCATTTCCCTTCTAGGCTATTAATACATATTCAGAGCTCCTTTAGCTCTATTGATGAGCAAATTCTCTTGGGGAAATTGGGAAGTATATGCACTCTAAATGTGAACTGTTGGATCTCAATAGCATATCAAACTTGAGAAGGGTGACATTGTGAAGAAAAGCACAACATAAATAAGATTCAGAAAGATTTGCTTAAAATATTTACAACGTCTCCTGCAAAATGCAACAGTCGCTATTAGATAAAAGGGCAAGCATGCGTCAGACAGATTTCAGTGAATCACCTGAGTGTCACCGTTCATTCATATCTGATCCGTCACATTCAAGTTTGCTAGTTAAAAGAAACCGTTGACTTAAATATGAAAATTGGCtggaaatgtactcacccttaggGCCATTCAAGATTTAGATGTAGTTTGTTAACTGTTAattggaacagatttagagaaatttagcattatgtcTCTTGCTCACGGATGATGgttcctctacagtgaatgggtgccatcagaatgagagtctaaatagctaataaaaatatcacaataatccacacgactccagtcaatCATTTATGCCAATccatgtgggtggattttgaagctttaaagttaaaatgccttaataattttattttttatttttatgaaaatgcagcttttggcttcacaagatgttaattgatggactggagtaatgtgcattacttgtggattatcatGCTGTTtagactctaattctgacggcacccattcactgcagaggatccattgctgagcaagtaatgctaaatttcttcaaatctgttctgatggagAAACAATCTCATCAACCTGATGATTGGCCTGAGGATGAGTCTCATGAAATTTtcaatttttggtgaactattaaTTTAACATGGCTCCATTTGCCCCTGCTGGCAGAAGTGGTAACTGCATGATTAAGAATCTTAAACAACTTCAGCGACTGACAAGTTGGATATGCTGAGAGAGAAGCATTGCTTTTTGTGCGATTCAGCTAAACATTCAGGGGCATGTTCTCCTATTACTCTGGAACAACATGatgcagaaatattaataatatcctACAGTCACAACACTGCAAAGCAGAAATTGTCTGTCTGAATGGTAACGCCTGTTATTTTAATGACGCCAACAGCAATGGCTTTCTTTCTGACTTTTCAGGAAAGAGGAAAACAAATCAGAAGGCTGAGAATATGATGTCTCATTTTAGTACTTTCATGAAAATACACACGTTCTGTACACTAGTACTGCACACCAACAGGCTGAAGTGGTtgttaaagaaaataatcttAAACACATTTTGATAAATGCAGATAATGTCCACAAGATAGGGTAGGGTTTAAAAATGAGATATCAAGTTAACaatcaaatatttcaaaactgGAAAACAGTTCCAACTtttcaaatgaaagaaaacagagaaaattacataaatttgacTGTTAGGTgactatttttcaaaagtttggggtcagtatgattttttttaaaataaattaatatgtttattcagcaaggatgcattcagttgagcAATAGTGGCAGTAAAGAAATTCATGTTATgaagtatttcaaataaatgctgatctttcataaaaaagcacaggtttttttttttttttttgataatgtttAATGAGcagcaatcagcatattagaatgatttctgaaggatcgtcaCGTGGCActtcagtaatgatgctgaaaattcatctttgcatcacaggataAACTCAcatctgaaaatatattcaagtagagaggtgttattttaaattgtaaatatttcacaCGGGTTTGTATATTCTGACTACGATTATTTGCACATATTCTACAAATCTCAAAATGCTTTTTGGACCATCTCAAATCATtctggagaacatgatcatcaggttttcAGAGCTGCTCTCATTAAAGCAAACAACATTATGAAAATAGCAGCACTTTCACTCATGGTCTCAGACTTTTTGACCCCAATCTACGTCCAGCTCCAGTAACGTCTCAGACAAAAGCTTATCTCTTTAATCGAAAAAAGCCTCATCAGAGGTTTTGGTCATGTGCCAAAGCATATAATATCCACTCAGAATAATTACCGGACTCAGGCAAATTCTCATTGTGTTTGTAATGCATATAATACCTCAGAGGAAAAGCGCAGCTCTTTGAAAATGCCCCGGAGGCATTCAGTGAAATCCATTCAGATAGACTCAAAGAGATCTTTCTAAAATGCTAAACTGAAACGTATGAATGTGTTTGTTACATTAAACAACCTGCTTTGCTTTGTACACCAGATCAAACTTGACAAACCAAGCAAATCTGCATTTCAAAGACTGGGTTGTTACATATCTAATTACACGCAGGTAGAAAAAGGGTCAAGGAACCATGGCAACACCTGCTGCAGGCAGACATGCAGTCACCCTCTGAGAAGCACTGCATGCACAAATGCATTAGTTAACCTGAACTCAACAGCAACATCAGGAGAGAGTACATACACCTTTTATTCAGAAGCTAAACATAAGCAATATGAGGGAAAACAAGAGAGCCACATCGAGAAAATACATGTGCATCCCTAGTCAAAAAAATACAGTGTACAGGATTCCCAATGAAACTTCTAAAAATCCTACAGGAATTCTTATTTGATTCTTTGAGTGCTATTTGGAATTTCAGAATACTTTTGATGATCTAGAGGGACATTTCATCCAGTTGCAAATCCTGATGGCTCTATTGGGAATTTTCTGGGGTTTATGATTACAGTTATGATTCTGGttgtaaatgattagttatatagtcagaaaaaaaaaattctttccgTTTACCTTTTTATCATAGGCTCTTTTTTTATcctgaatttgtttttgttttgcctcCTGTTGAAATCCTATAAAACACATCCTCTATGGTTGAGTTGTCaaatttaagaagaaaaaaaaaatcttaaatgtccTGTACACATGCCTTTAGGATTTTGACTAAGGATTGTTTGGGAATACAATCAATCAagaaggtcaaaaaaaaaataaaaaaattaaataaaataaaataattaaaaaaataaaggagaagaagaaaaaaaaatgtcatgtacACTTCCAGTAGCTACGTTCACCGTTTCGTTTGTTCTTTTTGCCCAATTGGTTACTTCTTTATGTTTTGTGCCCTGCTGGAATACTGTACGAAAATCAGGATCCTTTTAAATTCCAAAGAGTCCAATGGGAATCCTGGACACAAACCTTTGGGGTTTAGACAAGGGATGAACAGAGAATACAATCGGtcagtcaaaagaaaaaaaaaattgcatgtataTTCAATCCTTTCAGTACGTTTACCTTCTCATGGGTTCGTAGTTTATGAACAAGTGTAGGGTTTGTTCAGAGCGCTGGCTGTAACCTCCACTGAATTCAAAAGTACATTTAGGCAACAGCTGGTCACCGTGATATAGAAATAATCGTGTCGATTCCAAGTTCAGCGTGCCGAATGCGTGATTGTCACTGCAAAACTGCAACTCGGTTCCTCTTCTTTGCTATTCGCTGCTCGCTTCTCCAGGGAATATGTCCTCGTAGGCAGGTGGCAACTCGTTGTGAAGCGGGTAAGAAAACGGGTACGTGTGATTAAGCTCCGGATTGGCGGGCGAATAGCCCGGCAGCTCCATGGACGGGTGGCCCCGGCTGTGCACCTCCCCGTCTGCACCCTCCAACGCGCTAAACACCGCTAAATTGATGTAGGACACCGGCTGGAACTCCGTGACCGCGAAGTCGCGCTCCTCGTTCAGCACGATCCGCGCGCTCTGCCTCTGCGTCCGGCGTCTCCGGTGAAACTGCGCCGTTTGGTAACGCTTGATGATAACAAGGTTCATCAGCCCCAGGAGGCACTCCAGAGTGTTAAGAATAGTGGAGACCACCAGACCCCGCTGGTACACTTTGAGCCGGTCGCACGCAGGGTTTACATCCACAGAGTTCTGGCAATAGTGCGCGTACTTCCTCTCCACCAGCGACACCGTGTCGCCATCCACCACCGCACCGGAGAACGCCGTCAGGACCCCCAAAAGAAACACTAAGATCCCAAAGAGAAAGAAATTCGCACACCTGGGATTGCCCCGGCAAAAGACCAGCGCCACCCCAATCAGGACCTGCCCGAGAGTCACCAGGATGCCCGAGTAAAACGCGCCGGCCGCGGTGGCCAGGTGGAAGTGCGCTTGCACACTGGAGCCCAACGCGATGCATTTGAATCCCACGACCACGGCGCTCACGGCGCACACGAAGAGCAGACTGCTGGAGACGATGGTGCACAGTCCTTTGCCACTCAGCTTCATTATAATCCTCCTCTGCCTCCTTCATCCTCCTTTGTCCTCCTCGTCAGCTCCTCTGGAAGCGCTGTCAGTTGGTGACATGACTCGCCGGTGGTTGCGCTTCGGTTCTAGGATCTCCGACTCGTTCTTATTAATTATGGATAGGCTCCTTCTGCGGAAACGGCCCCCTAAATCCAACCCAGAGGTTGCGGTCACCTTCATGACCCTGTCGCTCCATCCATCCAGTCCCCTAAGGCGATGAAGCGCATCCCTCGCGTTTGATGCTGGAGAGGGGAAGTGTCCTCCCCCTCTCGCCGTGCGTTCATGCAGCACTGAGACCGAACTTGGGCTGCTGGAGGCTGGAGATCAGGGGAAAACGATCCTACCCCCTACTGGTCTCACTTACCAACTACTGAATGTGTCATAGAGGCTCTCGGAGTGTTCTTCGTGATGTCACGCTTTTGAATGATCCTCTCAGATTAAAAATAACAAGGATAACAGCGTGAAATCATCAGGCGCTACAGAAAAGTATATGATTGGAGCTCTATATACAACGGGGTCCAACACTCTGAGACATCActgaaaatcagatttttttttctatttcaatatccATTTCAATttcaatctatatatatatatatatatatatatatatatatatatatatatatatatatatatatatcaaccttAATTGCAATaaaagtcgctttagataaatctaaatgtaaatcatGAAGCAGCATTTTCATATCAGgctgaataattatatatatcttCCTGCTTGTCTGCGTCAGTAAGCCATGGTTTTGTCAGAAGTTTCCACCCTTTGGCTGCCAATTtggtcaacaaaaaaaaaatatatatatatatataccaagcAAACCTGGTGGGAAAAGTTAGTTTATATACATTCCTAAAagcctgttatttatttattcattaatttatttcaattcagTATTTGCCTCAAattgaaaaatgtcaaatgaaaattTTTGGTCCATGTTGTAGAAGTAAATGAGTAGTTAATGCACGAACCAACATcacaattttaaaatgcatgtgaCAGGTCAAATTTTACAATGGAATTAGTACACTAATCACTTCAGTCTTCTAAATAATGTAAGCTCATTAAAGCTGCATGCACAAAGATGATAAAATAATAGTGGAAACAATTTGAGAAGCACATTACACTGCAGTATGCCTACATGCCAAATGGCTAAAAGCATGTTAACCATCCAGTTGCATACTTatgatttaaatttatatttaaatgatataaaaatggtttcaagtcagttattttttatttatcttttgccGTAGTGTGTTAGAAAATATCGGTTTGAATTTCCGAACACACATTTTGCCATTACTTACAATAATCcaatgagatttttgtttgcacaaggagtctgacagctgCCAGTGCTCCATACAGGAAGTATGAAACACTGGCCTTGCAGGAAggtctcttgaagcatcttggagacgttgTCACAGATCTTCTGGATTTAGTCGGTCTCAGTTTCTTCATGtctttccagacagactggaaaatgatcagatcagatctctgtgtgcagcactggctgttgtcaggctcctcgtgcaaacaaaaatcttactgaattattacaattaatggcaaaatgaatgctgataaaactgatatttcctactgacacactacagcttAAGATATAACTACCCGTCTCAAtttttttagctggtgaaaatagtgttctaataatttaggccaccatggtgtgtgtgtgtgtatatatgtaatataaacttTGTATTCCTTATCAAACTAATTCAAATGCAGTGAGACCCAGACTCCTGCTGCAGACAGTGTGTTCAAGTGGTTCAGCTGTATCTATAATGCACCTGACAAAAGTCACAAAGGCTGTATTTTTCAGAGCAAGACCTTTTTGAATGGTTGGGTGGATCTACAGCGAGTCTCTGCGTCACCTTTAAAAAGTGTCTGATGTGCAGATGATTCATCTTTTACGGGCTCTTTAGAGCAGACGTGTCCCGCATGCGCAACTAAATGCATCCTATTTTTGGGAGTGCCTTGTGTGTCGCAGCAAGTGATGCTGAAAGGTGTTTGATGGTAGCGGATTTTCATCTGCACACACCCCAGAGACAGAGGCACAGACGGAAAATTGACTCTTTGTCTCACAAATGAGCATGTTGCACCAAATCCACATGAACACATTCTGCTCTGCTGGCTGATGAAGTCATGTTATGCTTTTATATCATATGGAGCAGACAACTACTATCAGCCAATGTTTTGTCTCCTCAGAACTTTCCAAATAAAAagaacacatacagtataaaaaaagttTGGATTTTACAGATAATTGGTTTGCGGAAGCTGCTAAAATTGCAAAGCTGGCACTGGTAAAAGACTGCAGTCAACCAGAAAAGACAATGCTGTAGCAAAAGCTAGTTTTTCTTAGTCACAGAAATCTTTTTGAATATGTAAAGAGAAATAGTCTGAGCTAAAAGTTCAAAAGGAGTGACGTGAAGTCGAGAAGTGAAATTAGGACGGGCAATTTCAGGACTGGCTGATTCCCTCAAGCCCCCTGCAGAGAGAAGGGCTGTTTCTCGATTCCCTGGAGAAACCAGTTTATCAAGCCAATACATACACATTAAAACAGCGCAAATTATCCCCAAAAGCTCCAATCTGAACCATAGAATCTAACAATTATCTCCGTAATGCTGGTAATCACtgcaattaaatgctgttctggTTGAGAGGTGGTCTCGCTTGCGTCTCGTGTCTGCACCTCATGCCGAGACAAAACGCGACACTCAAGACTAAGATGCATCTTGAAAATTCTCCCGGTGCAATTCCCTAGACGCTGCATGTTGATGtattttatgctaaaaaaaaacactgctcttATAGCAGCTGCTTTGGAAACATAGACTTTGGgtatttttgtatgtttcttaCACTTCACTACTGTAGAATGATGCATTTCTGAGAATATCCATGAGGAATTGACTGGCTTGTGAAAAGGTGCTGTTCCAGACCAGAATGATGCCAGATTGACTGTGAATTTGCAGTATGTTGTTGAAATTGCATTAGTAGTTTTTGCCAATATCTTAGAAAGGCTTTCAGatgtttttcaaaacatcttcttttgtgtcccacagaagaacagaagtcatacaggtttggaagagcATGAAGGGGAATGAATGATGATAGAATTTGCCTTTTTGGGTGaatgaaaattgaaaatgtattcaccctcaagccatcgaagatgtagatgagtttatttcttcattgaaacagaaattgagcattacatcacttgctcaccagtggatcatctgcagtgtatgggtgccgtcagaatgagagtccaaacagctgaccagaataataaaaaaaacatattgtgaagtgaaaagctgcatgtttttcaGAAGCAAATccataaaggcattttaacttcaaaccatcagTTCTTGTCATAAAATCATAGTAATGCttcatccagtgaaaaagtccattccCGTTTGTCCTCTCGTGTCAAAacccaccaacatatttgtttagtgcCGTTTTGAGATTTTTTCTCTTGTAAACGGTTTGAtcggtgcatatttctcttctggtTTAGACGAGACAACTTTTTCAACGgaaaagcaatattatagatttAGCCAGAAGCAAggtagtttgaagttaaaaaaacatcttaatgatgaattcatttatttattcttttcagacacagcatttcacttcacaagatgttaaatgatgtactggagtcgtgtggattacttgtggattattgtgatgcttttggatactgattctgacggcacccattcactgcattggATCCATTGATAAGCAAGATATttaatactacatttctccaaatctgttctgattaagaaaaaCTCATCTGCATTTATCCTATAAGTCATATCAGCCAAAGTACtttgaaaaagttattttgatgaaagattatgaattCAATTTCATGTTGATATACAGCCTTTTGCACAAGACCACTGAGATGCTGGACATAAATCACCCTTACCTGAACCTGTCCTGACTCGCTTCTGTACCAACACCATCCCATATGAGTAAAGCTTCAAGAGGCTGAAAGTTAAGAACAGGGTTGAATAGAGTACTCTTCAAGGTTTTGGACATGTTGTCAGcaatatcaaaaaatatctttctGCTTCTTAGTAGTAAGCAAGCCTTGGCTTCGAAAAGAGTTTCTTTTTCCACCTTTGTCTGTCAGCtggtctaaaaaaataaataaaaaaacaagttaacCTGCCTCATACTGGTAGTTTCAGAAATTCTAACTTTTGTGTTCATATTAAACATCATCAACTCTTGAAGACTGTCAGACTGACAAATACAACCCAAGGCCAAACAAATCAGCAAAAGGCATTtaaatatgatacatcttcagaAGATGCCAAAACCCAAGTTGCTATATTATTTGACAACCTCAAACAGTCTACAGCTAATGAACTACATTACTTTGCAGAAAAACCGGTTAttcagattaataataataaaagcacctATCAATTCTCAAAACAGAGCTTACAGAACTAGTTCACCCAAGCTCAACCTCATTTAGTTCCAGATGCAATTACAATGAAATGTAACAGAGACTTTTCAAGCTTTAAAATGGACACAACAACATCACAAAGCACCATAAAACATATGGTCTACAACAAGCCATATGGGCTATTTTTATCTGAATACCGCTTATGTCTTCTTTATGCTAAAACACTTCAGTCCCCATTCATTATAATTGCATGGGAAAGACTGAACAGAACGATTCTGCGTAAAGTGTATACTTCTCCTCTGTCAAGAGCAGATCTGGGTGTTGTCTGTTCTCCAGCGCAGACACTCACTGGCACATGGCATCACCGGCAGATCTAAGAAATCCCAGGAGAAACAAACAGGAAGCCGGAGACACAGAAGTGCCAAAGAACTTAACAACAGTGCTCTCACCCTTCAAAATCAGGACGAGCAGCACGCACTCATCTGGAACAGGACACAAACTGGAAGCATGCATTAAAAGCAGAATTAAATGAACAGGCTTCAGTGTCTGGTGGCAAGAACACATCAGATGTTTTAGACATTTTTAGGGTGTGAAATGCAGTGCAAGATCAAGCTGATATGTGGATGCAGTTGGCTAAAACAAAACTCTGGCATAATCCTAAGGTTTTGTAAGGACACTGCAAGACTGTAAagaaagattattggagtatgttttacaagaacatAATACTTAAAGGGTTGaaatgaaaattcgtccatcttctactcaccctcgaagcatcctagatgtatgtgactttcttctttcagaataatccaatttTACTTCAAGATTTTTGTTaattcaatgtgtttttgtaattatttgttatgCTTACTAGCAATAGTGAAAATTGTTTTGAGGTTAATCTCCCGAAATATTCCATGTTTCCAAGAATTCCTGTAAAGTTTCCAAAATTTCTTTGGAAATGTTCCACCCTTTTGCAAACCTAGtcaggggtttgttcaaatcacttACCCAAAGCAATAATAATACAGTAGTAATGCTTGACATAGCAAACACTACTAATTAAAGACCTAATCTTGTTTCCCTTGTTTTTCAACATGTCTCATCTCGAGCAATGATGTGCagtttatctttgttattaacaAATTCACACTTTCAATAGCAGCAGCAATACTCCGTCCTTCCATGACACACACTCATTGGATTTGACAGCGCCAAGTCAACCAGAAGGTCAAGCCACAATGAAAGCAGaatgtattttatattgattAACTGCTTGGACTAATTATATTACAGCGACATGTGACAGAGCTCACacaggaggaagagaggagatgaCTTGACTTCCATAATAAACATGAATCAGAGATATTTTATTCTGAATGCAAGACTACAGCTCTCCCCCAGTCCAGCAGCACCAAACAGAAATGAAGACTGTTTTCAAATACTCAGATGTTTAAGTCTCTggtgtaaataaaatgtacaggTAGTTTAGCTTCTTAGTAAGATCTTGAATTTTACATGACATGCCCAAAATGgtgttttatatgcattttaaagaaaattaactaaaaatggaaaacaaccccaaaatgaaaacaacCCTAgaaaccctatatatatatatatatatatatatatatatatatatatatatatatatatatatatatatatatatatatatatatatatactcaccttaaggattattaggaacacctgttaaTATTCTCACTAATGCAATTATCttatcaaccaatcacatggcagttgcttcaatgcatttaggggtgaaTGTGAAAGAAAGCTTCCCATTCACCCCTAAGCAAGATCTAAGCAATTTTGAtcatggcatggttgttggtgccagacgggccggtctgagtatttcacaatctgctcagttactgggattttcatgcacaaccatttctagggtttacaaagaatggtgtgaaaagggaaaaacatccagtatgcggcaatCCCTGTGAGCgtaaatgccttgttgatgctagaggtccgAGGAGAATGGGCCAATTGATTCAAGCTGAtataagagcaactttgactgaaataaccactcgttacaaccgaggtatgcagcaaagcatttgtgaagccacaacacacacaacctttagGCAGATTGGCTACAACAGAAGAAGACCCCACCGGGGtcccactcatctccactacaaataggaaaaagaggctacaatttggacaagctcaccaaaattgtatagttgaagactggaaaaatgttgcctggtctgatgagtcttgatttctgttgagacattcagatggtagagtcagaatttggcgtaaacagaacgagaacatggatccatcatgccttgggctggtggtggtggtgtaatggtgtgggggatgtctTCTtagcacactttaggccccttagtgccaattgggcatcgttcaaatgccacggcctacctgagcattgtttctgaccatgtccatccatttatgaccaccatgtacccatcctctaatggctacttccagcaggataatgcaccatgtaaCAAagtttgaatcatttcaaattggtttcttgaacatgataatgatttcactgtactaaaatggccccaaagtcaccagatctcaacccaatagagcatctttggtatGTGATGGAACGGGGAGctttgtgccctggatgtgcatcccacaaatctccatcaactgcaagatgctattcTATCAATacgggccaacatttctaaagaatgctttcagcaccttgttgtaTCAGTGCCACGTAGAATtcaggcagttctgaaggcgaaagggggtaaaacacagtattagtatggtgttcctaataatcctttaggttagtgtgtgtgtatatatatatatatatatatatatatatatatagatagatagatagatagatagatagatagatagatagatagatagatagatagatagatagatagatagatacacaccaaacacacaaaatggTTATCTTAAGGCATAGACatgtttcttctgcagaacacagaagatattttgataaattttgGGAATCGAACAACACTGGAGTCAATTTAACTTCcaactgtatggacaaaaactagTTCCATTGAAATGAGTTCCATTGCAttgtcaaaaacatttcttacttttttactgtttcacagaagaaagtcagtcatacagattGTGAAGGTTTAGGAGTTAACAAAGACACATTTCAAATTGTTG of Carassius auratus strain Wakin unplaced genomic scaffold, ASM336829v1 scaf_tig00032189, whole genome shotgun sequence contains these proteins:
- the LOC113080840 gene encoding transmembrane protein 271-like, encoding MKLSGKGLCTIVSSSLLFVCAVSAVVVGFKCIALGSSVQAHFHLATAAGAFYSGILVTLGQVLIGVALVFCRGNPRCANFFLFGILVFLLGVLTAFSGAVVDGDTVSLVERKYAHYCQNSVDVNPACDRLKVYQRGLVVSTILNTLECLLGLMNLVIIKRYQTAQFHRRRRTQRQSARIVLNEERDFAVTEFQPVSYINLAVFSALEGADGEVHSRGHPSMELPGYSPANPELNHTYPFSYPLHNELPPAYEDIFPGEASSE